GCAATTTGTTGAATCAGGCACATATGATTATGTTCTTGTAGTAGGCGTGGAAAAGTTATCGAAAATCGTTGACTGGGAAGACCGTAACACAGCGGTCTTGTTCGGTGACGGTGCAGGCGCAACAGTCGTTGGTAAAGTGAGTGAAGGAAGAGGAATACTGTCATTTGAATTGGGAGCAGACGGCTCGGGCGGAAAACATCTCCACCACAATCAATATTTACAAATGAATGGCCGTGAAGTATTCAAATTTGCGGTACGTCAAATGGGGGAGACAGCAGTTAGTGTTGCGGAAAAAGCCGGTTTGAAGACAGATGAAGTAGACTACCTTATTCCTCACCAAGCGAATATTCGTATTATGGAAGCATCCCGTGAACGCTTAGGCTTGCCAGTTGAGAAAATGTCTAAAACCGTTCATAAGTACGGTAATACATCGGCTGCATCTATACCGATTTCATTGACAGACGATTTAGCTGAAGGTCGTGTGAAAGACGATGATGTGATTGTTTTGGTAGGATTTGGCGGCGGCTTGACATGGGGCGGCTTATGTATAAAATGGGGTAAGTAAATAACCTGGAAAATAAAAGCTGATAATAGAAAGGAAGTTTGAAATTGGAAAAACGACGTGTAGTAGTAACGGGTATAGGTGGAATTTCTCCGGTAGGTAACTCAGCTGAAGAGTCATGGGAAGCAGTGTTAGCAGGAAAATCGGGTATTGACGTCATGACAAGACTGGATCAAGAGAAATTTCCAGTCAGTGTAATGGCAGAAGTTAAAGGTTTTGATATCGAAGAATACGTGTCACGTAAAGATGCTCGTAAAATGGACCGGTTCACGCACTATGCAGTCGCATCCGCGATGATGGCAATGAAAGATGCGAACTTGGAACTAGAAGGTGACCTAGCGCTTCGTACAGGCGTTTGGATCGGTTCTGGGATCGGTGGAATGGAGTCACATGAGACACAATTCAATACTTTCCTTGAAAAAGGCTATCGACGTGTCAGTCCGTTTTTCGTTCCCATGATGATTCCGGATATGGCTGCAGGACAAGTCTCCATTTTCACAGGTGCTAAAGGAATCAACTCTTGTTCTGTGACAGCTTGTGCATCAGGTACCAACTCTATCGGAGATGCATTTGAAGTAATTCTGCGTGGAGATGCAGACGTTATGATCACAGGTGGAACTGAAGCACCCATCACGTCACTTGCAGTAGCGGGCTTCATCGCAAGCACAGCATTATCTTTAAATGATGATCCTACAAAAGCTTCCCGTCCGTTCGATAAAAATCGTGATGGTTTTGTAATGGGTGAAGGTGCAGGAATTATGATATTGGAAGAATACGAGCATGCGGTTGCGCGTGGCGCGAAGATCTATGCAGAAATCGTTGGCTACGGCTCCACTGGAGATGCGCACCATATTACAGCGCCAGCGCCAGGCGGAGAAGGTGGCGCGCGTGCGATGCAACAAGCATTAGCAAAAGCGGGTGTTGAACCTACGCAAGTGGATTATATTAATGCGCACGGCACGAGCACACCGTATAATGATTTATTTGAGACAATGGCAGCGAAGGCCGTGTTTGGTGATCATGCATATAAGTTGGCGATGAGTTCAACTAAGTCAATGACGGGTCATTTGCTTGGTGCAGCTGGCGGTATTGAAGCGATCTTCACTGTCAAGGCGTTGCAGGAAGGGATTTTACCTCCTACGATGAATTATGAGACACCGGATCCAGAGTGTGATTTGGATTACGTAGTGAATGAGGCGCGCAAGGCGGATATTACGTATGCTATGAGTAACTCTCTTGGCTTTGGCGGACATAATGCTTCGTTGGTGTTTAAGAAGATATAAAGTTGGACGGGAAGAGTCTTTGAGACTTCTTTCCGTTTTTTTAATGGAAGAAATTCAGGGTCAAAGGCCATGGCCAAGGTGTATAGCGCCGTTGACCGACGTTCCAGGCGGACGCTTTCCCATGGGCCCGCGGTGAGCCAACTAGGTCGCAAGCTCCCTATAGTTATCTCACCTGATCGGGCTGAACCATCGGGAGTCGCCTTGCACTTACGGTCAACTAGTGTGTTGTTCTATCAAGTGAACATCGGAGCGTTAAAAAACTTAAAGCCAAAACCCGAACCAAATAAAATCAATTTACAATAAAAGAGACTGAAGACATGCTCCTTGGTTCGGGAGATGTTTTCAGTCTTTTTTGGTTATGACTTTTAGGACTCGTCTAATTACACCTAGTCTGAACATAGAATGAATGAAAAGGGTAAAGGACGAGATGTCTGTGACGCGATTTTTAGTATTTGTTTGTAGTTATTGTGTGATTGTCGTGACGTTGGCTAATTTGTTATTTTACTTGAACTATTCCGCGCTTGGTTATAATTACCGACAGATTTTAATTTTTATATTGCAGTCGACGGATTTTATGATGTTGGTAGCAGCGATTATTTTATTGCTACTTACCGTGTACGTCCCAAGCCCATCGCGGCCTCCATCTTTTTGAGTGTGGTGGAAGCGATGGTGTTTGCTTTTTCAGCTCCTTGGTCGAGGATTGCATCGAGTTCAGGAGAGTTGATTAATTCGTGATAACGTTTTTGGATTCCAGCTAAGTGTTCGTTAATCGCATCAGCGACACCCGCTTTAAATGCTCCGTAGCCTTGGCCTTCGTATTTTGCTTCTAATTTTTCTATGGATAAACCACTCAATGAAGATTCGATAATTAATAAATTAGAAACACCTGGTTTGTTTTCTACATCAAATTTCACGATACCTTCTGAATCGGTTACTGCACTTTTAATTTTCTTTTCAATTTCTTTTGGTGTGTCTAAAATCGTAATCGTCGCTTTTTTATTTGGATCAGATTTACTCATCTTTTTCAGTGGATCTTGTAAAGATTTTATCCGAGCTCCATTTTTAGGAATACGAACGGTTGGAATGGTCAATACTTTTCCATAACGGCTATTGAAACGCTCTGCTAGATCTCTAGTTAGCTCTAAATGTTGCTTCTGATCTTCCCCGACAGGCACGATATCCGTGTTATACAATAAAATGTCCGCAGCCATTAATGGAGGGTAGGTAAGAAGTGCGGCAGAGACACCTTCTGCTCCATCTGATTTGTCTTTAAACTGTGTCATACGCTCGAGTTCGCCAATGTACGAAATGCATTGCATGATCCATCCAGCCTGTGCATGAGCTGGAACTTCTGATTGGATAAACAATGTGGATTTATTTGGATCAATTCCACTTGCGATATACGTTGCGGCTAATGAACGAATCGCTTGTTTTAAGTCATCAGGATTTTGTTGTACTGTGATTGCGTGCTGATCTACGATACAAAAAATACACTCCTCGTCGTTTTGTAGTTCAACGAATTGACGAAATGCGCCAATGTAGTTTCCTAATGTGATGACACCTGTTGGTTGTACGCCTGAAAAAATGGTTTTCATAATCATGTATCCTCCTTTTAATTGTCGACTGGAACGAAACAGTCTGAATCGTACGTGAAAAAAGGCATAAAAAAAACATCAGTCATCCCCTAGACATAGGGACGATTGATGAAAGGTAACCGTGGTACCACCCGAATTGCTACTAAGTAGCCGCTCAATTCCCGTAACGTGGGAAGACGTGATGGAGTACTCTCTTCATCCATCAAGCTCAGGAGCCCATTCTTTTTGTGCAGTTTTACTTGTTTTCACCTTATACAAGCTCTCTACAAAAACTATCACAAAAATACTTTTTCCTTCAATGCCATTCACTTATTGCTTAAGATTATATCGATACCTTAAAAAAAATGCAACTTTGATTAGATGAAATGAAAAAGATTTGTACAACATGAAACCTTTCAGTACACCTGTACGTACTATACAGTGAGGGAATAATTAGCAGAAGTATTTTCTAAATGAGAATACATGTATTTACAAATGAGATGTTTAAAACAATTCTACCCTGGGTATAAAAGGAGAAGATGTTCATTTATCGCAGAAAACTGCATGATTCTCTACTGAAATGTTGAAAAATAAGAAATTGTGAATTCCGTAAAAGTTTTTTCGAAAAACTATATTAATTGAGAATGATTATGTGTATAATGAACAGTATAGACATTAATTATAATAATTCTAAAGTGAACTACACGAATTGCAAATATACCAAATCTAATGAGCGTAAGCCGTGGGAAAGGACGTGTCAATAAATGGGTGTCACACTTTATACATCGCCTAGTTGTACATCTTGTAGAAAAGCAAAAGCATGGTTGGAGGAACATGAGATTCCGTATACAGAGCGTAATATCTTCTCTGAACCATTAAATATTCAAGAGATCAAACAAATTCTTCGCATGACAGAAGATGGTACTGACGAAATTATTTCAACACGATCCAAGATTTTTCAAAAGCTAAATGTTGACGTGGAAAGTCTTCCACTTCAAAGACTATATGAATTGATACAAGAACATCCAGGTCTTTTAAGAAGACCAATCATTCTAGATGAAAAAAGACTCCAAGTAGGGTATAATGAAGATGAGATTCGTCGTTTCCTACCGAGAAAAGTTAGAGCCTATCAGCTGCTCGAAGCGCGGCGAATGGTAAACTAATCTTAATAACAAAAGCTGATAGGGATGACACGGGATACAATTGTGCCTATCAGCTTTTTTGAATTGATATTCCCTTGTATTCCTCTAGATGAGCCACTTCAATGCAAACATTAGTAAAATGAAATACAATTAACCCTTACGAAAACGTCGAAGTCGACATATAGTAGTAATAAGCATTGCAAGTGTGTATTAGTATATGACAGGGGAGGGCCTGTTCTACAGAAGGGAGAGATAAGGGATGGAAATAGAGCGCATTAATGAAAACACGGTAAAGTTTAATTTATCCTATGGAGATATTGAAGCCCGTGGTTTTAGTAAAGAAGACGTCTGGTATAACCGCGACAAAAGCGAAGAGCTCTTTTGGGATATGATGGATGAACTTGGTGATGATACGGAATTTGAAGTGGAAGGACCACTTTGGATTCAAGTCAACGCTATGAATGAAGGCATTGAAGTGATTGTAACGCGCGCACATCTTCCGAAGAACGCAGAATCATCACAGTTTCCTTTTGGAATTGAAGATCCAGAAGAATTATTCGACCCAATTTTCGATGCGATTACTGAGTCTGAAGAGGAAAGTGAAGAAGAGTTGCAAGTTACAGATAGATTATTTGTTTTCAATGAGTTTGACCAGATTATACCATTAGCTAAGAAGATGATGTCACTAGAAGACGAATTTGATTCGCAACTATATGCATTCGAGGATCGTTATTATCTCAACTTACGCTTCGACTATTCTCAAATTGAGAAAAAACGTGCGAAGGACATTGCCAGCATGGTAACAGAATACGGTGCAGTGTCT
This window of the Sporosarcina ureae genome carries:
- a CDS encoding beta-ketoacyl-ACP synthase III, whose amino-acid sequence is MRAGLLGMGKYVPPTVLTNHDLEKRLDTSDEWIRTRTGIEERRIAEDTIDTSDMAFEAAKDALQSADIRADQIGLILVATVTPDNIFPSVATMIQERLGAKNAAAMDISAACAGFIYGIVTAKQFVESGTYDYVLVVGVEKLSKIVDWEDRNTAVLFGDGAGATVVGKVSEGRGILSFELGADGSGGKHLHHNQYLQMNGREVFKFAVRQMGETAVSVAEKAGLKTDEVDYLIPHQANIRIMEASRERLGLPVEKMSKTVHKYGNTSAASIPISLTDDLAEGRVKDDDVIVLVGFGGGLTWGGLCIKWGK
- the fabF gene encoding beta-ketoacyl-ACP synthase II, which gives rise to MEKRRVVVTGIGGISPVGNSAEESWEAVLAGKSGIDVMTRLDQEKFPVSVMAEVKGFDIEEYVSRKDARKMDRFTHYAVASAMMAMKDANLELEGDLALRTGVWIGSGIGGMESHETQFNTFLEKGYRRVSPFFVPMMIPDMAAGQVSIFTGAKGINSCSVTACASGTNSIGDAFEVILRGDADVMITGGTEAPITSLAVAGFIASTALSLNDDPTKASRPFDKNRDGFVMGEGAGIMILEEYEHAVARGAKIYAEIVGYGSTGDAHHITAPAPGGEGGARAMQQALAKAGVEPTQVDYINAHGTSTPYNDLFETMAAKAVFGDHAYKLAMSSTKSMTGHLLGAAGGIEAIFTVKALQEGILPPTMNYETPDPECDLDYVVNEARKADITYAMSNSLGFGGHNASLVFKKI
- the trpS gene encoding tryptophan--tRNA ligase, with protein sequence MKTIFSGVQPTGVITLGNYIGAFRQFVELQNDEECIFCIVDQHAITVQQNPDDLKQAIRSLAATYIASGIDPNKSTLFIQSEVPAHAQAGWIMQCISYIGELERMTQFKDKSDGAEGVSAALLTYPPLMAADILLYNTDIVPVGEDQKQHLELTRDLAERFNSRYGKVLTIPTVRIPKNGARIKSLQDPLKKMSKSDPNKKATITILDTPKEIEKKIKSAVTDSEGIVKFDVENKPGVSNLLIIESSLSGLSIEKLEAKYEGQGYGAFKAGVADAINEHLAGIQKRYHELINSPELDAILDQGAEKANTIASTTLKKMEAAMGLGRTR
- the spxA gene encoding transcriptional regulator SpxA, whose product is MGVTLYTSPSCTSCRKAKAWLEEHEIPYTERNIFSEPLNIQEIKQILRMTEDGTDEIISTRSKIFQKLNVDVESLPLQRLYELIQEHPGLLRRPIILDEKRLQVGYNEDEIRRFLPRKVRAYQLLEARRMVN
- the mecA gene encoding adaptor protein MecA — protein: MEIERINENTVKFNLSYGDIEARGFSKEDVWYNRDKSEELFWDMMDELGDDTEFEVEGPLWIQVNAMNEGIEVIVTRAHLPKNAESSQFPFGIEDPEELFDPIFDAITESEEESEEELQVTDRLFVFNEFDQIIPLAKKMMSLEDEFDSQLYAFEDRYYLNLRFDYSQIEKKRAKDIASMVTEYGAVSKMSIHRIDEYGKEVMGSDVFEQVTKYFS